In Aspergillus nidulans FGSC A4 chromosome II, the genomic stretch GGCTGTAAAGCTCTTCGACTCGGACTGTGAGTCTTTGGAGTTTGGAGAATGCGCGCATGTCCAGGGGGTCGGAATAACGATCTTCGAAGGGCCAGAAGTTGATGTCGAGCGACTCCAGAGTCACCTTATGCTGACTGAGTGCCGCAATATAAGATTTAGGGTCACTCCTGGGTTCATTGCTGTCGTTGGGACTCTCACGGACCTCACCTTTACAAGTGAAGCTTCGGAGACCCTTTGGTACAGCGAGGGCTCGGGCCAGTGTCTCCGCACTGAAGTCGCAGCACAGAAGGGTCAACTCTTCTAGAGCAGTACTACGAGTAAAAGGGACAGGAAAGCCACAGCAAGAAATATGAGCCCCGAGAATAGACAGTTTCTTGAGGGTCGGGTGGCTCATGAAGGCATCAATATCACAGCACCATGGCTCGTTATCGGTCAGGTTTAGTTCCACTAAACTCCCCAAGTCAGCTGGCATCTCCAAAGACAAGTCATTACATACATGTCCTGAGATGGGCTAAGGCTCCTTCCTTTAGAGCCGCCAGGAAATGGCGGCGAAAGACATGCCATTTGTGAACTCGAAATGGTTGGCTGTCTAGGGCCGGCCCACCCCCTTTGACCGTGAGATTCTCAAGTCCGGTTAAAGACTTCATGGCCTGTGTAAGAACAGTAAAGCACGGTCCATCGCCATGATAGTGAATTGTTAGTGACCTTACGGCAGATGCTATGCCGGGGAGCCGACCAAGCATCGCTCTGTAGGCCAACCCCTGGTTGTTCCGGATCACCACGTCCCGGTTGAGACGGGGCATCACGATTGTGTGAAAGCGCCGTCTCGTCTGGGCGAGACGTGAGAGCGAAGCCTTGTCAGGATCGATGTGGTCGATAACCGTGGCGACCAACTCGCTGGGGAGATCCTGCAGACTTGGCATGGTAGTAATGACTGAGAAAACTCAAGCCCAATATAAGGTCTGGAAAGTAGAAGAGTGGGATTaatgaggaagaagccaaaTTCGAAATCAGTGAATGTCTTTAATAACCGCTTCTTGAAGGCCAATAAGGTGTCGAGGGCGTGGTGAAGCTGGCATTCACTACATCAAAGAGCTGGGTATGCTGGTCGCCCTCCCATTAGCCGCTATGCAGAATTATTTAATGTTGGCTACTTTCCCAGCGTAAGGTCTTGGTGATAGCTCATGGTGAAAATTTACACTTCCGTTCTCAAATTCGCACTGCCAAAACCTTGGCCAGGCCTTTCTGCCATTTCTCTTTGAGAGCTTGTGGGAGATCAGGGCATTGGTCTCATTGTGCTGCTGAGATGTCGTCTAAGAATCTGGGAGCAAGCTACAAATCGCGATGCAGAGATTTATAACTGAGTTCAAAGATATATAGTTTTTTTGGCCAATTGATCTGGATAGCGTATCCTCAGAGACAGGTTACTCTCCTATCAACCATTGTGCTCTCCCTTGACCCGAATCACCCTCGAGAGAAACAATCAATGCACCGAAACGAATCACAATCTCTATTTGTACGTGCCTCTATCTGATCTACGAATAGACAACCGCAGCTCACTCACGAAGCTCTCTTTCAGCATCCGTATCCGCCCAACCTCATCTGGGGTTTAAGCCAGAACCACCAGCGCTGTCGCGCAGTTCACCAAATCTACTTAAAACGTCAAACATGAGACATCTATGGCCTGTAGTGTGCAACTAAAGCACGGAGAGATAATAGTAGGGCCATTAAATGCTGACTATGAATTG encodes the following:
- a CDS encoding uncharacterized protein (transcript_id=CADANIAT00003974) — its product is MPSLQDLPSELVATVIDHIDPDKASLSRLAQTRRRFHTIVMPRLNRDVVIRNNQGLAYRAMLGRLPGIASAAMKSLTGLENLTVKGGGPALDSQPFRVHKWHVFRRHFLAALKEGALAHLRTLELNLTDNEPWCCDIDAFMSHPTLKKLSILGAHISCCGFPVPFTRSTALEELTLLCCDFSAETLARALAVPKGLRSFTCKGEVRESPNDSNEPRSDPKSYIAALSQHKVTLESLDINFWPFEDRYSDPLDMRAFSKLQRLTVRVEELYSRMLYRLPLPECLLPRSLQELVLWTTLYDSSERIQEEVRKEIDRWLDHLPNLQSLILETGTPIIFEYGYPALHRQVDVRWRRFMNDRYWPLDCSNCHYQLTVARHPDRPSENI